The Nitrospinaceae bacterium genome window below encodes:
- a CDS encoding aldehyde dehydrogenase, translated as MDTVEIFQTIDGSQSIDPPIKFPNIKETGMAAKVYKNYIDGEWKASSTGETFENINPANKKEVVGRFQQSTSKDVNEAVSAARKALPHWKQVPAPKRGEILFRASEILVQRKEALAQDMTREMGKVIKETRGDVQEAIDMGYYAAGEGRRLFGETVPSELNDKFCMSVRMPVGVIAAITPWNFPLAIPSWKLFPALVAGNTVVIKPASDTPLSVYHFVKILEEAGLPPGVVNYVTGSGAVAGASLLDHPKVDLVSFTGSTDTGSQVAQHCAKQMKQYSLEMGGKNAILVMDDANLNLAVEGVIWGAFGTTGQRCTACSRVIVHKKVLKKFTNLLVKRTKELKLGDGLNEKTEVGPVVNESQRKKIHSYSKIGVDEGARLVIGGDVHRNGNCKNGFFYKPTIFADVSPKMRIAQEEIFGPVLSVISCRSLDHGVQIINDSAFGLSSAIYTQDVNRAFKAIETLDTGITYINSSTIGAEIQLPFGGTKGTGNGHREAGTAALEIFTEWKSVYVDYSGRLQKAQIDD; from the coding sequence TTGGACACCGTAGAAATATTTCAAACAATCGACGGATCACAGTCGATTGACCCTCCAATAAAATTCCCCAACATAAAGGAAACCGGCATGGCCGCCAAGGTTTATAAAAATTACATTGATGGAGAGTGGAAAGCATCCTCAACCGGAGAAACCTTTGAGAACATCAACCCAGCGAATAAAAAAGAGGTCGTGGGCCGGTTTCAGCAATCGACGTCCAAAGATGTGAATGAAGCGGTTTCCGCCGCCCGCAAAGCCCTTCCCCATTGGAAACAAGTGCCTGCCCCAAAGCGAGGAGAAATCCTGTTCCGGGCGTCAGAAATTCTCGTCCAGCGAAAAGAGGCGCTGGCCCAGGACATGACCCGGGAAATGGGCAAGGTCATCAAGGAAACCAGGGGCGATGTCCAGGAAGCCATCGACATGGGTTACTACGCCGCCGGAGAGGGGCGAAGACTTTTCGGAGAAACGGTTCCTTCAGAATTGAACGATAAATTTTGTATGTCGGTGCGCATGCCGGTTGGGGTGATCGCCGCCATCACTCCCTGGAATTTTCCGCTCGCCATTCCTTCCTGGAAACTATTTCCCGCACTCGTTGCCGGCAATACCGTGGTCATCAAACCGGCCAGCGACACCCCCCTTTCGGTTTATCATTTTGTGAAAATTTTAGAAGAGGCGGGACTCCCTCCCGGAGTGGTTAATTATGTCACCGGATCGGGAGCGGTGGCAGGCGCTTCTCTCCTCGATCATCCCAAAGTGGACCTGGTGTCGTTCACCGGTTCCACCGATACCGGCAGTCAGGTGGCCCAGCACTGCGCCAAACAGATGAAACAGTATTCTCTCGAAATGGGCGGCAAGAACGCGATCCTGGTCATGGACGACGCCAACTTGAACCTGGCTGTGGAAGGGGTCATCTGGGGAGCGTTTGGTACCACCGGGCAGCGGTGCACGGCTTGCAGCCGGGTGATCGTTCATAAAAAGGTACTTAAAAAATTCACCAACCTGCTTGTCAAACGAACAAAAGAGCTCAAGCTGGGTGACGGATTGAACGAAAAAACCGAAGTCGGTCCCGTGGTCAATGAGAGTCAGCGGAAGAAAATTCACAGCTATTCAAAAATCGGTGTTGATGAAGGAGCCAGGCTGGTCATCGGCGGCGACGTCCATCGAAACGGAAATTGCAAAAATGGATTTTTTTACAAGCCGACTATTTTTGCCGATGTGTCCCCAAAAATGCGCATCGCCCAGGAGGAAATTTTTGGCCCCGTGTTGAGCGTCATTTCCTGTCGGAGCCTCGATCATGGAGTCCAGATCATCAACGATTCGGCGTTCGGGTTGTCCTCCGCCATTTATACGCAGGACGTGAACCGGGCTTTTAAAGCCATTGAAACTCTGGACACCGGAATCACCTATATCAATTCCTCGACGATCGGCGCGGAAATCCAGCTTCCCTTCGGCGGCACCAAGGGGACGGGCAACGGTCATCGCGAAGCCGGCACTGCCGCTCTGGAAATCTTTACGGAATGGAAGTCGGTCTACGTGGATTACAGCGGCAGATTGCAAAAAGCCCAAATTGACGATTAA
- a CDS encoding MBL fold metallo-hydrolase yields the protein MKVCVLSSGSSGNSVYIETEHQKILLDAGLSEKKLSARLASIDRKAGDLDAVFVTHEHSDHVKGVGPLVRKHNVPLYATEGTYRKIQNRVGRIPVWNPIRSEEPVAIGEMVVEPYATPHDAEESVAFIIRHGDTKIGHATDLGKVTPFVHKKLQKSTALLVEANHDVDMLNAGPYSWPLKQRIKSDVGHLSNEACGELLAQANHDGLRWVVLMHLSETNNLPEIAALTAKQALGEMSPHLQMVLARQNQTTELISID from the coding sequence GTGAAAGTTTGTGTGTTGTCCAGCGGTAGCAGTGGTAATTCGGTTTATATTGAAACCGAACATCAAAAGATTTTGCTGGACGCCGGGTTGAGTGAAAAAAAACTCAGCGCCCGGCTCGCAAGTATCGATCGCAAAGCCGGAGATCTGGATGCGGTGTTTGTGACTCATGAGCACTCCGATCATGTGAAAGGGGTCGGGCCTTTGGTTAGGAAACACAATGTGCCTTTGTATGCGACCGAAGGGACCTATAGGAAAATCCAGAACAGGGTAGGCCGTATTCCCGTTTGGAATCCCATTCGTTCAGAAGAGCCTGTGGCCATCGGTGAAATGGTGGTGGAACCGTATGCCACGCCTCACGATGCGGAAGAGTCCGTTGCGTTTATCATTCGGCATGGAGACACCAAAATCGGTCACGCCACGGACCTGGGAAAAGTGACGCCGTTTGTTCACAAAAAATTACAGAAATCGACAGCTCTTCTGGTGGAAGCCAACCACGATGTTGATATGTTAAACGCCGGTCCCTATTCCTGGCCTTTGAAGCAAAGGATCAAAAGCGATGTCGGCCACCTTTCCAACGAGGCCTGCGGAGAATTGTTGGCTCAGGCCAATCACGATGGGCTTCGATGGGTGGTGTTGATGCACCTGAGCGAAACCAACAACCTTCCAGAAATCGCTGCACTCACGGCGAAACAGGCTTTGGGGGAGATGTCCCCCCATTTGCAAATGGTATTGGCCAGGCAAAACCAAACCACCGAACTGATCAGCATCGACTGA